The genomic stretch TTGAAGGCCCGCGGGTCAAAGGTGTCGTCGCCATTGATGATCGCCGCCTCCAGGGTGAGGCGCATGGAGCGCACCTTCATCTCGGTCTGGGCAGCGCGGGCCTCGGGGCCCTGCAGGTCCACGATCGAGCGGTCCACATCCAGGTCGCCGCCGAACAGGTGCACGAACTCCGAATCGGAGTTGATCACCCCATAGCTCTGGCGGTAGCCCTCGTTGACGGCCCGAAAACCCACGCGGGGCAACTTGGTTTCCGCCGGGAAGCTCAGGGAGCCACCGACGAGGTTGCGGAAGGGCAGGCGGCGCAGCAGCTCCCCCTCCGCAAAGGTCTTGAGCACCGCCAGCTGTTCGGCGCGGCGGGCGTATTTCTGCGCCTCGATCAAGGTCAGGCCCAAGGGCACGCTCCCGGGGCCTCGCCCCAGTGACAACAGCAGCTGTTGCCAGGTCGTTGCCCTGGTGGCGTGATCAGCAGCCAAAGAAGCCGCTTAGCCTGAACCCATGGCGCCATCCCGTATCACCCACAACCCGGAGCAGTGCGGCGGTAAGCCCTGCATCCGCGGCATGCGCATTCGCGTGCGGGATGTCCTGGAGCTCTATGCCGCTGGGCTGAGCAGCGAGCAGATCCTTGCCGACTACCCGGATCTGGAGCCGGAGGATCTCAGTGCGGCACTGGATTACGCAGCCCGGGAGATCGACCATCCAGTGTTGGTGGGATGAGGCTCTGGCTGGATGCCCAGCTGCCGCCAGCCCTGGCCCTCTGGATCGGTGCGCAGCCATGGGGAGTGGATGCCGTCCCTGTGCGGGAGATCGGGTTGCGGGATGCCAGCGATCCGGAGATCTTTCGCCAGGCACGGGCCGCTGAGGCGGTGGTGATGACCAAAGACCGGGACTTCATCCGCCTGCTGGATGAGCAGAGCCCTCCTCCCCAGGTGATCTGGCTGCGGCTGGGGAACAGCAGCAATGCCGCACTGCAGCAGGTGTTGAGCACGACCCTGCTGCCAGCGCTGGAGCTGTTGCGCACCGGTGAACCCTGGGTGGAGATCCGGCCGCAGGCCAACGCAGAGGCCTGATCCCGGCAGCACCGAGGCGGAGTGGTCGCGTCCTGCCTGCCCGATCCGCCTTGTCCGTTTCCGCAGCTCTGATCTGCGCCTCCCTTTTGCTGAGCTTGCGCTCCCTGGAGCTGCTCCCGGCTTACGCGCCATCTCCTGGTGAGGGCCCGCCTGGCCAATGGAGGCGATAGGCGCGGCTGCGGCCTTCGCCGATCGGCTCGATTGCTTGTTGCTCCACCAGCTCGGCCAGATCGCGCCAGGCCGTGGCGCGGCTCACCTTGGTGAGGCCGATGGCCTTGCGCAGTGTCATGCCGCCCGTGAACCCCTCCGGTTCGGCATCCAGCAAGCGATTGAGCAGTTTCTGCTGGCGGCTGTTGAAGCCGCTGTGCCGGTGGCTCCACCAGAAGGCCGCCTTGCGCCGCACCGCATCGATCACGGCGCCATTGGTGGCCGCCGCTGCCGTGAGTTGCTCCAGGAACCAGCTCAGCCAGCTCGTGACATCCAAATCTCCCCGCTGGCAGCGCTCCAGTGCCGTGTAATAGCCCTCCCGCTCCCGCAGGATCTGGGCGGAGATGCAAAGGGCGCAGGCAGCTAACGCCTGTTGGCTCTGGGCTCTGCAGTCCTGGGCCAGCAGCCGATCGGTGATGGCACGGGCGAGGCGGCCGTTGCCGTCTTGGTAGGGGTGGAGGGTGAGAAACCAGAGGTGGGCCAGGCCGGCGCGCAACAGCCCGTCCAGCTGCGCAGGGGGGGAGGCGACCCAATCCAGGAAGGCCTCCAGCTGCTCCTCGAGCTGGTCTCGGGGCGGCGCCTCAAAGTGCAGGCGATCACGGCCAATGGCGCCGGAGAGCACCTGCATCGGGGCCTCATCGCGCAGCCCACCGATCCGAATGGCGCGCAGTCCATCGGGGCCAGCGGCGAACAGGCGCTGGTGCCAGTGGTTCAGCGTGGCCAGGGTGAGGGGCGCCTCCAGGGTGCTGGTGGCCTCCAGCAACACATCCAGCAGGCCCTCCACCTGGGCGCTGGCGGCCGGCTGCCCCTCGGCCAGGGGAAGGTGCAGCCGGCGCGCGATCGAGGAGCGCACCTGGCCGGGATCCAGCAGCTCGCCTTCGATGGCGGCCGTGCCCAGGCTCTCCCGACCCAGCAAGGCGGAGATCGCTTCCCGATCGAGCGGGGGCTCCAGCGTCTCCAGCCGGCTCAGCAGCTCCTGGCGTGCAGAGCGGGCCTGCTCCAGCAGAGGATCCAGAGCGGAGCTCTTCCAGCGGAACTGGGGCCAGTCGGGCTGCTGCCAGATCCAGGATGAAGCCATCACCGCAGCCTAATCGCTTCATCCGATGAAGCGGTTAGTGACAGGTATTCGCTTCATGGCCGCCGCCGCGGCTGGGGCATGCGCTCGAATCGTCAGGCAGGCTGCGGCTCTTCCCCACCGGCGCTCAGTGGATCGGCTAAGCGCAGCCCTCCTCATGGTCCGGGCGGCCTCAAGGGCTGCGCGAGTCAGCCGGACTGGTGCGTTGGCTGCGCTGCGCTCCGCATTGCAGCGGTGGCTGCCCCTTGACCCCGCCCGGCCTGCTTCGGGGTCTTCGCTACGCCTGCCATGGCTTCCGCATCCCGGATCCGCACCTTCCAGCTCCTGAGCTCCCGCACCCTGGAGTTCCTGTGCGAGGAGGCCTCGGCCCACCGCCCTGCTCCTCTGGAGCGGCTCGAGCGGCTCTGCGCTGATCTGCTCTTCGATCGCCAGCTCCTCAATCCTCACCGGGTGAGCTCCTTCCCCGAAAGCGAGCTGCCCTTCTGAAGGGGCGGCCCCGGCTGCGGCTGGGGCGCTCTCTTGTTGCCCGCAGCCGGCGCTCCGAAGCGACCACTGGCAACAGGGCTCAGCAGCACCACGCCCATGGCCAGCCCCATGACACCCGAGCGGTTCCAGGACCGCTTTGAAGCGTTCCTCGGTGAACCCCAGCAGGTTTCCGGCGTCTGGACCCTCCATGCCGTGATCGCTGGCCTGCCTGGCAGCGAGGCCGTCCTCGATGAGCAGGCCCCCTGGGCGCTCACCTTCAGCCAAAAACCCGCTGCGCCCCCGGTCCCAGCAGCTCCTGCCGGTGGTCTGGATCCCCGCGGTTCAGAGGAGGCCGGCATGGCCGGCCCGCAGCTGGCAGCACCCGTCCAGCCCGGGGATTCCTATCTGCTGGTGAACGACCGGGACGAGGACATGGAGGCCTACGACTACACCGGGGCCTTCCTCTGGAAGATCCCCTGCCTGGCCCGCGGCCAGGGGAGCGACACCGACTGGACCCAGAACAGCACCGACACCCCGCCTGGGCTCTACCGACTGGGGCAGCTGTATGCCGACTACGAGCAGTACCCCAACCCGCCCTGCAGCGACACCGCCATGGGCTACGGCTGGTATTCCTTCGACATGGAAGAGCTGGAGGGCCAGGAGGTGGCCCATGGTCGGGCCGGGATCATGCTCCACGGCGGCGGCTCGGCCTGTGGCTGGCCCGGCGCCTGGGCACCGCAGCAACCCCTGCACCCCACCCTCGGTTGCATCCGGCTCCATAACGCCGATCTGCGCGACAAGGTGCTGCCCCTCTGTCGGCAGGGCACCGTCTATGTGGGGGTGTTCCAGGAAAAAAAGTGACGGCGGCTCTGGTGCTTCCACCGGCTGGGGCCTGATCGCGAGGGAAGAGCAGCAATGGACTCAGGCCCACTGGCCCGACCGCCCAAGCCGCCGTTCGACCGCGAACGGTTCGTCTTCAAGATCCTGGCGGTGGTGATCGGCACCCAGCTGCTGATCAATTCCCTCGCCGCTGGGGTCTGCGGCCAGCGGGCGCTGGAGGGGCGATCGATCGGGCAGATCTGCCCCGGCACGTTGGAGCAGCTGCAGGGCGGCTTTGATTCCACCCTCAAGCTGCTGCTGGCGCTGCTGGGCGGAGCAGCGCTGACGCGTATGGATCGGTAACGCCTGGGAGCGGGAGGAGGGCTTGCTCCGGGCCTCTCCAGTCTGAGGCCCGTCCTGCGGCCGCGCCTCCGCTGGGATCGGTCCCGTCGCTGCGCCGTTTGGGCGCCGATCGTCATGGCCACGCTCTCTGCAGGCAGTGCCGCTGCCACCTCCCCGTTCTGCAGGCCAGAAGAGGATCCGTTCCTGCTGCTCGAATCAACGCTGCGCTCGGTGGAGGAGATCCTGCTGCGTCGTCGTGGGCTGCCGCTGCGCCGCACCTGGATCGAGCAGCCCTATGGAGAAGAAGAGATCACCCTGCTGGAGGAGGAGGTGATTCCGGCGATCCAGCAGTGTCTGGCACGGGTGGATGAGCTGGATGAGCGGCTCCTGGCCCAGCAGGAGCTGCTGCAGCGCTGTGAGCTCGAGCTGCAGCGCCAGCCACTGTCTGTGCAGAAGCTGCAGATGGCCTGAGCGCCATGGATTGGGGGCTGCAGCTGCGGCCCCCTTGCCTGTCTCTCGATCCCAGGGTTGGCGCAGCAGCTCCACGGCTCGGGCGCGGTGGGCGTTCAGCACGGAGTTGCATCCATGCCCGTGGGACGTGCCTGGCTGGGCGGAGCAAAACCCCTCCGCAGCATGCCCCTCCGGCTTGCGCTGGCCAGGGCTGACGCGGGCTCGCTGGGCTCGCCCCTGGCCAGCACTGCGCCTGCGGGGCGTCTGGTCGGTGTTCTCCGCTCCACCCCAGCCATGGCCACTCCCCAAGGCCCCGTCTGCGAAGTCCGCCTGCTTGTGGTTCACCGCTATCAGCCAGGAGTCCAGAAGCTCGGCACCACCCCCTGTGAGGTCGAGTTCTTGGGCCGCCGCGGCAAGCCCGTCAAGAAGATGCGGCTGATCCCTGCTGAGAAGGCGTTCGCCTTTGCCCGCAAGCTGCAGGGCACCCCCGGCTGCACAGTCTCGGTCTGCTGAGCCAGGGGGGTCAGGCCCGGCTGCCGGTTGGTGGCCGGGCCTTTGCAGCAGGGCTGGCAAGAGCCGCAGTAAGCCCAGCGAGGCCATGGCCACCAGAACCAGCCGCCGCCCGCGCAAGTGCAGCACCGGCAAAACCAGCACCGCCAGAACCCGGCGCAGCGCAAGCCGCAGCACCGACTCCGTGCCCGAGTTGCCGGGAATCAGCACTGTCAGACAGTGCTCTCAACTTCACCTGGCTGGTGTGGACACGGGAACCCAGGCGGCAATACAAGATTGTGAGTGACCTCAACTTCCGCATCGAGCCGCTGCTCCACGAGCGGGGGACTCCCAGCGAGAGGACCCTGGATGAGGTCAGCCGTCAGTCCAGCACTCGTTAGGAGTTGAACCACGGCAGTTTCAGACCAAGGGCTTCGATTGGATCCATCACGAGCTTGTTGAGAGCACGGCCTAGAACGACTTGTGGCTCGTCTGCCCGAATAGGGAGAACGGGATGCGACTGATCGGCACCGTTGACAATCTTGCGCCTGATCAGCGAGTTCCCTGCCTCCAGCCCGCACACAT from Synechococcus sp. CBW1107 encodes the following:
- a CDS encoding DUF433 domain-containing protein, whose protein sequence is MAPSRITHNPEQCGGKPCIRGMRIRVRDVLELYAAGLSSEQILADYPDLEPEDLSAALDYAAREIDHPVLVG
- a CDS encoding DUF5615 family PIN-like protein, which gives rise to MRLWLDAQLPPALALWIGAQPWGVDAVPVREIGLRDASDPEIFRQARAAEAVVMTKDRDFIRLLDEQSPPPQVIWLRLGNSSNAALQQVLSTTLLPALELLRTGEPWVEIRPQANAEA
- a CDS encoding Fic family protein yields the protein MASSWIWQQPDWPQFRWKSSALDPLLEQARSARQELLSRLETLEPPLDREAISALLGRESLGTAAIEGELLDPGQVRSSIARRLHLPLAEGQPAASAQVEGLLDVLLEATSTLEAPLTLATLNHWHQRLFAAGPDGLRAIRIGGLRDEAPMQVLSGAIGRDRLHFEAPPRDQLEEQLEAFLDWVASPPAQLDGLLRAGLAHLWFLTLHPYQDGNGRLARAITDRLLAQDCRAQSQQALAACALCISAQILREREGYYTALERCQRGDLDVTSWLSWFLEQLTAAAATNGAVIDAVRRKAAFWWSHRHSGFNSRQQKLLNRLLDAEPEGFTGGMTLRKAIGLTKVSRATAWRDLAELVEQQAIEPIGEGRSRAYRLHWPGGPSPGDGA
- a CDS encoding L,D-transpeptidase, encoding MASPMTPERFQDRFEAFLGEPQQVSGVWTLHAVIAGLPGSEAVLDEQAPWALTFSQKPAAPPVPAAPAGGLDPRGSEEAGMAGPQLAAPVQPGDSYLLVNDRDEDMEAYDYTGAFLWKIPCLARGQGSDTDWTQNSTDTPPGLYRLGQLYADYEQYPNPPCSDTAMGYGWYSFDMEELEGQEVAHGRAGIMLHGGGSACGWPGAWAPQQPLHPTLGCIRLHNADLRDKVLPLCRQGTVYVGVFQEKK